The genome window AACTGACTAGATGAACAAATCACCATTCCAGACTGACTGGATGAACAAATCACCATTCCCAGAGACAAGCGAGCTGGCTGGCTGCTCTTACATAGTGGCTTCTTCTGGATCAGTCTCAAGGGGCACCGGGGGCATGGTTTTGCCACCTCTCATCAGCCGGGAAGACACATTGTCAATGGCAGAATTGAGTTGGTGTATCTTTTCATTCAAGGTTTCCCTAGTTCTCTGCATGTCATGAACAAGTGCAATAATACATAAAATTATAAGCATGGAAGGTGGAGAAGGCCAATTATGAAAGTTCAAAAGTATCAAATGCCTGTAACTACCTCTAAACCATCGTCATAGTATATTGGTCGCCTTGCCCTCCGGAAACCATATTCATTCTCATTTAGGATTGTTCTTCTTATCTAGACAAAGAACAATAAGAGGAAGAACATAACTAGAATATTAAATATTTGCCAAAATGACTTAAAGGCAGCAAAACAAACAAGTCTATTTTTCACACACCCTAAAGTTATATTGACTATGGATTATTGAAGTGCTTCCAGTTTCATTAGTTTATTGCCTACATTCTATATCACTCTTCTTACCTTCTCAAGTTATATTCAGTCTTAGTTCCATAGCAGTCTGCCTTTAAGGGAGGAAAGTATGTTTACCTCTCTATTTCTACATATTTTAGTCTTCCTTTGACATTAGGGAGTAGTCCCTTGTAAAACAGAACTTTGCATACTTTGTATAAATTATGAGTTGAGGACACCTTGGCAAAACTCAAAAGCCATGACTCCATTAAACACCCTATATAAATCTATTCAAAGCAATAATGAATAGATTTCTTATTACCAAGCATAATCACAAGATATCACTGGATAGTCATGATAAGCGTATTTAtgacctatttaacatagaaATGAAATAGCCCATCTTTCAAGAATATACAGGAATTAAAAAGACATTATTTTTAGGTCAGACACTAGGGGAGAACCAAGGAGAAATATATAATCACCTGCGGGGCGAAAACATAGCCAAGTGCTCCAAAAATTGCACCTCCCAAGAGAAATCCAGCAATAAAATCACCTTCACCTCCACCTCTCTGATCACTAaatcaaaaaagaaagagaaacaattacaagtaaaataaataaaat of Ipomoea triloba cultivar NCNSP0323 chromosome 3, ASM357664v1 contains these proteins:
- the LOC116012025 gene encoding uncharacterized protein LOC116012025, with the protein product MATGLAFSTLSGPTHLKKYEAWSAKSSSFVRTPVLINQRKLVHQRTNNNFSIRARYNDQRGGGEGDFIAGFLLGGAIFGALGYVFAPQIRRTILNENEYGFRRARRPIYYDDGLERTRETLNEKIHQLNSAIDNVSSRLMRGGKTMPPVPLETDPEEATM